The Microplitis demolitor isolate Queensland-Clemson2020A chromosome 8, iyMicDemo2.1a, whole genome shotgun sequence genome has a segment encoding these proteins:
- the LOC103572338 gene encoding ribosomal RNA processing protein 36 homolog, with protein sequence MTSDTEETNLLEDNDQIQIRKELSHMSFEELHKLKDKVGAKIYNEALFGKKNPKKREFKKNTYRNLNDDRPVEVSAKKKVSRLMNVISVKKPTARDPRFDRLCGEFNEKAFKNSYSFVTKLKENDIKALKKELKSSQDPEEIKKIKYLIQRLENQLREEARKQKREESQQAEKKEIVEAIKKGEKPQFKKKSEKKIIDLVSQYEELKNSGKLKKHIQRLKKKRASKDRKKLTHENDDMDD encoded by the exons atgacgTCAGATACTGAGGAAACTAATCTTTTAGAAGACAATGATcaa atacAAATACGTAAAGAACTATCGCACATGAGTTTTGAAGAACTGCACAAATTAAAAGACAAAGTTGGCGCCAAAATTTACAACGAAGCgctttttggaaaaaaaaatcctaaaaaacgtgaatttaaaaaaaatacatacaggAATTTAAATGATGACCGACCTGTCGAAGTATctgccaaaaaaaaagtatcacgACTTATGAATGTGATTTCTGTGAAAAAACCTACGGCAAGGGATCCTAGATTTGACAGACTCTGTggtgaatttaatgaaaaggCTTTCAAAAATTCCTACAGCTTTGTCACGAAGCTCAAGGAGAATGACATAAAAGCGCTGAAAAAAGAGCTAAAGTCCTCGCAAGATCCTgaagagattaaaaaaataaaatatttaattcaaaggtTGGAGAATCAGTTGAGAGAAGAAGCCAGGAAGCAGAAACGTGAGGAATCCCAACAAGctgagaaaaaagaaattgttgAGGCGATAAAAAAGGGCGAGAAGCCGCAATTTAAAAAGAAGT ctgagaaaaaaattattgatctgGTATCGCAGTATGAGGAGTTGAAAAATTCggggaaattgaaaaaacacatACAGAGATTGAAGAAAAAGAGAGCCAGtaaagatagaaaaaaattaactcatgAAAATGATGACATGGATGATTAA
- the LOC103572339 gene encoding drebrin-like protein B produces the protein MSVNLTKNNDSLVAAWKSVVDDKSSVNWAVFGYEGGTNNLKVVGTGDRGLQQMIDELNSGEIQYAFCRVIDTKTSLPKCVLINWQGEGAPIVRKGTCANHIRDIERLLKGAHITLNARSEDDVEIDFIMEQLAKATGSTYKFREPRGKDVGNSGPVGTTYKRVIPEQEINATERDEFWQKEEMEEKARVAEEKRRLEKERQQLELEARSREEQQSKLREQAAAAAAAATSTTQEINQRTQIKSEQRAQEVKNLRNQQLASAAVQQNGSDCDEEHKSRSEELRRLRSNETQQLIAQRTINARAVFEQHSAAGQMTVPVYTHQSTPVPKSIVKEQQAKIFEKIIDTTKEPASVPAPVSVSAPVQASVPVSASVPTPVQAPVSVPSEPALPKVDLIKEIPHVEPNPPETKEQLNNQQQQQAVNNIYIMKDDVELENNQPLETIEAELYNQLSAESDSYLFFDPNNEGMKARALYDYQAADDTEITFDPGDIITHIDAIDEGWWQGLGPDGTYGLFPANYVEVIDYANT, from the exons atgtcAGTTAATTTGACGAAGAATAATGACTCTCTGGTGGCTGCCTGGAAGAGTGTCGTCGATGACAAGTCATCAGTTAACTG ggCGGTATTTGGATACGAGGGTggaacaaataatttaaaagtagtGGGAACTGGAGACCGAGGGCTGCAACAAATGATCGATGAATTAAATAGCGGAGAAATTCAGTACGCATTTTGTCGTGTCATTGACACGAAAACCAGTTTGCCAAAATGTGTGCTAATAAATTGGCAGGGGGAAGGTGCGCCGATAGTGAGGAAAGGGACGTGTGCCAACCACATTCGAGATATCGAAAGACTGCTGAAAGGTGCTCATATAACATTAAACGCCAGATCCGAGGATGACgttgaaattgattttataatggAGCAGTTGGCTAAAGCAACAGGATCTACTTACAAATTTCGCGAGCCACGTGGTAAGGATGTGGGAAATTCCGGACCTGTTGGTACGACTTACAAGCGAGTGATTCCAGAGCAAGAGATAAATGCTACTGAGAGAGACGAGTTCTGGCAGAAGGAAGAGATGGAGGAGAAAGCAAGAGTTGCTGAGGAGAAACGTCGGCTGGAGAAAGAACGTCAGCAGCTGGAGTTGGAGGCTAGATCACGGGAAGAACAACAGAGCAAACTTCGAGAGCaggctgctgctgctgctgctgctgcaaCCTCTACAACGCAGGAAATAAATCAACGAACTCAAATAAAATCTGAACAACGCGCTCAAGAAGTCAAAAATTTACGTAATCAACAGCTCGCATCAGCAGCCGTTCAGCAAAATGGCTCCGATTGTGATGAAGAGCATAAATCACGTAGTGAAGAATTGCGCCGACTGAGGAGTAATGAGACTCAACAATTGATTGCGCAGCGTACGATTAATGCGCGTGCGGTCTTTGAGCAACATTCAGCCGCTGGACAAATGACAGTACCAGTTTACACTCATCAATCTACTCCAGTTCCAAAGTCTATCGTCAAAGAACAGCAggctaaaatttttgagaaaattattgaCACAACAAAAGAACCAGCATCAGTACCAGCACCAGTGTCAGTGTCAGCTCCAGTGCAGGCTTCAGTACCAGTTTCAGCATCAGTACCAACTCCAGTGCAAGCTCCCGTATCAGTGCCTTCAGAACCAGCACTGCCAAAAGTCGATCTTATTAAAGAAATTCCACATGTTGAACCGAACCCACCCGAGACTAAGGAGCAACTTAATAatcaacagcaacaacaagctgttaataatatttatataatgaaaGATGATGTTGAACTGGAAAATAATCAGCCCCTTGAAACTATCGAAGCTGAACTTTACAATCAATTAAGCGCTGAGAGCGATTCCTATTTATTCTTTGATCCAAACAATGAAGGCATGAAAGCACGTGCTTTGTACGATTACCAGGCCGCCGATGACACCGAAATTACTTTTGATCCTGGTGACATTATAACACACATTGACGCTATCGACGAAGGATGGTGGCAAGGACTCGGACCTGACGGCACTTACGGCCTCTTTCCTGCCAACTACGTCGAGGTCATCGACTACGCTAACACTTGA
- the LOC103572340 gene encoding cleavage and polyadenylation specificity factor subunit 4, which yields MEILTDVGNIKFDIEVALDEQYGALPLPFAGMDKSIAAVCQFYPRGSCNKGPSCPFRHVRGDRTIVCKHWLRGLCKKGDQCEFLHEYDMTKMPECYFYSRFNACHNKECPFLHIDPETKVRDCPWYDRGFCRHGPSCRHRHVRRVLCMAYLAGFCPEGPTCKFMHPRFELPALQDLQPKEGKKVMITCHFCGESGHKAIYCNKMPPEVRETQLRQEVEGGPHPPHFMNMHNGPPPRGPQKPLEEVTCYKCGTKGHYANKCPKGHLAFLSHANTTGGAPNDNAGYRR from the exons ATGGAAATATTGACGGACGTCgggaatattaaatttgatattgaaGTAGCGTTGGATGAACAATATGGAGCTTTGCCGCTTCCTTTTGCCGGCATGGACA AATCCATTGCTGCGGTGTGCCAATTTTACCCACGTGGTTCTTGTAACAAGGGGCCGTCATGCCCCTTCAGACATGTCAGAGGTGACAGGACGATTGTTTGTAAGCACTGGCTGAGAGGTCTGTGTAAAAAGGGTGACCAGTGTGAATTTTTACATGAGTATGATATGACCAAGATGCctgaatgttatttttattcaagattta ATGCATGTCACAATAAGGAATGTCCATTTTTACACATTGATCCTGAGACAAAAGTGCGCGATTGCCCGTGGTATGATCGTGGATTTTGTAGACATGGACCATCGTGTCGTCATCGGCATGTCAGAAGAGTTTTATGTATGGCATATTTAGCTGGATTTTGTCCAGAAGGTCCCACTTGTAAATTTATGCA CCCACGATTTGAGTTGCCGGCTTTGCAAGACTTGCAGCCGAAAGAAGGCAAGAAAGTGATGATCACATGTCACTTTTGCGGCGAGAGCGGTCACAAGGCCATATATTGCAACAAAATGCCACCGGAAGTTAGAGAAACACAATTAAGACAAGAAGTAGAAGGAGGACCTCATCCGCCGCATTTCATGAATATGCACAATGGACCGCCTCCACGTGGACCACAGAAACCGCTGGAAGAAGTCACTTGCTACAAGTGCGGCACCAAGGGCCATTACGCAAACAAATGTCCTAAAGGTCATCTGGCTTTCCTCAGTCACGCAAATACCACCGGAGGCGCTCCCAATGATAACGCTGGCTACAGACGATAA